From the Calonectris borealis chromosome 4, bCalBor7.hap1.2, whole genome shotgun sequence genome, one window contains:
- the FBXL5 gene encoding F-box/LRR-repeat protein 5 isoform X5, with the protein MHEQIENECIIGLLQQRSRTVYNVHSDNKLSEMLSLFEKGLKNVKNEYEQLNYAKQLKERLEAFTRDFLPHMKEEEEVFQPMLMEYFTYEELKDIKKKVIAQHCSQKEAVEFRGLSKWNQAEELQKVFKYSVDEKADQETEVTGHTTNITNLPPEVMLTIFSYLNPQELCQCSQVSTEWSQLAKTGSLWKHLYPVHWARGDWYSGPAADLEMEPDEEWVKNRKDESRAFQEWDEDADIDESEEAPEDSLAINIAQMEKRLLHGLIHNVLPHVGSSVKTLVLAYSSAVSSKMVRQILELCPNLEHLDLTQTDISDSAFESWSSVGCCQNLRHLDLSGCEKITDMAVERISRALGIISTHHNRGILKSCRNRNAKTLWKNREITLQSNKKYNCLHEINNENLIEGGDGEQHWTKPDGSENFSSAYVWMLDADDLADIEDAAEWRHRNVEGFCLMEPTSHINCSASCYSRDIYGLRTRGWQQHCASTDLIYCGHSFCCAGTALRTIRALPESSALCKKPTRTKQSEKKDSAYSGSEKTDEETARVLQFLSLSGCYQITDRALRALTLGGGLPHLEHLNLSGCLTVTGAGLQDLVSACPSLNDEHFYYCDNINAAAKKATNVMHHQGVENEIEGVAAWSWKPWGTHLWSTACGFGLPILRSVLMLKPPVDARICSVVFGPAAALANDR; encoded by the exons ATGCATGAGCAGATTGAAAATGAGTGTATCATTGGTTTACTTCAGCAACGTAGCCGGACAGTGTACAATGTGCACTCGGACAACAAACTCTCAGAGATGCTTAGCCTCTTTGAGAAAGGGTTAAAGAATGTAAAG aATGAATATGAACAGCTAAACTATGCgaaacagctgaaagaaagatTGGAAGCCTTTACCAGGGATTTCCTTCCTCAtatgaaagaggaggaggag gtTTTTCAGCCAATGTTGATGGAATACTTTACTTACGAAGAATTGAAAGATATTAAGAAGAAAGTAATTGCACAGCACTGCTCACAGAAGGAGGCTGTAGAATTCAGAGGTCTTAGTAAGTGGAATCAAGCTGAAGAGCTTCAGAAGGTCTTTAAGTATTCTGTGGATGAGAAGGCAGATCAAG AAACCGAAGTAACAGGGCACACCACAAATATTACTAATCTTCCTCCTGAAGTAATGCTGACCATTTTCAGTTACCTTAACCCCCAGGAGTTATGTCAGTGTAGTCAAGTAAGCACTGAGTGGTCACAGTTGGCCAAAACTGGATCTCTCTGGAAACATCTTTACCCTGTTCACTGGGCCAGAG GTGATTGGTATAGTGGTCCTGCGGCAGATCTTGAGATGGAACCTGATGAGGAATgggtgaaaaatagaaaagatgaaAGTCGTGCTTTCCAGGAATGGGATGAAGATGCTGACATAGATGAATCTG aaGAAGCACCTGAAGATTCACTTGCCATTAATATAGCACAAATGGAAAAACGTTTACTTCATGGCTTAATTCATAATGTCCTCCCGCATGTAGGCTCCTCAGTGAAGACATTAGTATTGGCCTACAGTTCTGCAGTGTCTAGCAAAATG GTTAGACAGATCCTGGAGCTTTGCCCCAACTTGGAACATTTGGATCTCACTCAAACTGATATTTCAGACTCTGCGTTTGAAAG ttGGTCTTCAGTTGGTTGTTGTCAAAATCTACGCCACCTTGATCTGTCTGGATGTGAAAAAATCACAGATATGGCTGTAGAGAGGATTTCCAGAGCACTGGGTATCATATCAACTCACCATAACAGAGGTAttctgaaaagctgcagaaacaggAATGCTAAGACTTTGTGGAAAAACAGAGAGATTACTCTGCAGTCCAACAAGAAGTATAATTGTTTGCATGAAATCAACAATGAAAACCTCATTGAGGGAGGAGATGGTGAGCAGCATTGGACTAAACCTGATGGCTCAGAAAACTTCAGTTCTGCTTATGTGTGGATGCTAGATGCAGATGATTTAGCTGACATTGAAGATGCTGCGGAGTGGAGACACAGAAATGTTGAAGGATTTTGTCTTATGGAACCAACATCCCATATTAATTGTTCTGCATCTTGCTACAGTAGAGACATTTATGGATTAAGGACTAGAGGGTGGCAGCAGCACTGTGCTTCTACTGACTTGATTTACTGCGGTCACTCATTTTGTTGTGCTGGGACAGCACTAAGAACTATTCGAGCACTTCCAGAGTCCTCTGCACTGTGTAAAAAACCAACAAGGACTAAGCAGTCAGAGAAAAAAGACTCTGCATACTCTGGGAGTGAAAAAACAGATGAAGAGACTGCACGAGTTCTTCAGTTTCTCAGTCTGTCTGGATGTTACCAGATCACAGACCGTGCTCTCAG GGCGTTGACTCTGGGAGGAGGACTGCCGCATTTGGAACACCTTAACCTCTCGGGTTGTCTCACTGTAACTGGTGCAGGCCTGCAGGATTTAGTTTCTGCATGCCCTTCTCTAAACGATGAACACTTTTACTACTGTGACAACATTAACG cagcagccaaaaaagccACCAATGTTATGCATCATCAGGGTGTTGAGAACGAGATAGAGGGTGTTGCTGCATGGTCCTGGAAGCCTTGGGGCACTCACCTTTGGAGTACTGCATGCGGTTTTGGTCTCCCCATCTTGAGGAGT GTCCTCATGCTGAAACCGCCAGTGGATGCCAGAATTTGCAGTGTGGTTTTCGGGCCTGCTGCCGCTCTGGCGAATGACCGCTGA
- the FBXL5 gene encoding F-box/LRR-repeat protein 5 isoform X2, which translates to MLPPPLAPPAPGLYGENMAPFPEEVDVFSAPHWRMKQLVGLYCDKLSKTNFSNNNDFRALLQSLYATFKEFKMHEQIENECIIGLLQQRSRTVYNVHSDNKLSEMLSLFEKGLKNVKNEYEQLNYAKQLKERLEAFTRDFLPHMKEEEEVFQPMLMEYFTYEELKDIKKKVIAQHCSQKEAVEFRGLSKWNQAEELQKVFKYSVDEKADQETEVTGHTTNITNLPPEVMLTIFSYLNPQELCQCSQVSTEWSQLAKTGSLWKHLYPVHWARGDWYSGPAADLEMEPDEEWVKNRKDESRAFQEWDEDADIDESEEAPEDSLAINIAQMEKRLLHGLIHNVLPHVGSSVKTLVLAYSSAVSSKMVRQILELCPNLEHLDLTQTDISDSAFESWSSVGCCQNLRHLDLSGCEKITDMAVERISRALGIISTHHNRGILKSCRNRNAKTLWKNREITLQSNKKYNCLHEINNENLIEGGDGEQHWTKPDGSENFSSAYVWMLDADDLADIEDAAEWRHRNVEGFCLMEPTSHINCSASCYSRDIYGLRTRGWQQHCASTDLIYCGHSFCCAGTALRTIRALPESSALCKKPTRTKQSEKKDSAYSGSEKTDEETARVLQFLSLSGCYQITDRALRALTLGGGLPHLEHLNLSGCLTVTGAGLQDLVSACPSLNDEHFYYCDNINAAKKATNVMHHQGVENEIEGVAAWSWKPWGTHLWSTACGFGLPILRSVLMLKPPVDARICSVVFGPAAALANDR; encoded by the exons ACAATGATTTTCGGGCTCTTCTGCAATCTCTGTATGCCACATTCAAGGAATTTAAAATGCATGAGCAGATTGAAAATGAGTGTATCATTGGTTTACTTCAGCAACGTAGCCGGACAGTGTACAATGTGCACTCGGACAACAAACTCTCAGAGATGCTTAGCCTCTTTGAGAAAGGGTTAAAGAATGTAAAG aATGAATATGAACAGCTAAACTATGCgaaacagctgaaagaaagatTGGAAGCCTTTACCAGGGATTTCCTTCCTCAtatgaaagaggaggaggag gtTTTTCAGCCAATGTTGATGGAATACTTTACTTACGAAGAATTGAAAGATATTAAGAAGAAAGTAATTGCACAGCACTGCTCACAGAAGGAGGCTGTAGAATTCAGAGGTCTTAGTAAGTGGAATCAAGCTGAAGAGCTTCAGAAGGTCTTTAAGTATTCTGTGGATGAGAAGGCAGATCAAG AAACCGAAGTAACAGGGCACACCACAAATATTACTAATCTTCCTCCTGAAGTAATGCTGACCATTTTCAGTTACCTTAACCCCCAGGAGTTATGTCAGTGTAGTCAAGTAAGCACTGAGTGGTCACAGTTGGCCAAAACTGGATCTCTCTGGAAACATCTTTACCCTGTTCACTGGGCCAGAG GTGATTGGTATAGTGGTCCTGCGGCAGATCTTGAGATGGAACCTGATGAGGAATgggtgaaaaatagaaaagatgaaAGTCGTGCTTTCCAGGAATGGGATGAAGATGCTGACATAGATGAATCTG aaGAAGCACCTGAAGATTCACTTGCCATTAATATAGCACAAATGGAAAAACGTTTACTTCATGGCTTAATTCATAATGTCCTCCCGCATGTAGGCTCCTCAGTGAAGACATTAGTATTGGCCTACAGTTCTGCAGTGTCTAGCAAAATG GTTAGACAGATCCTGGAGCTTTGCCCCAACTTGGAACATTTGGATCTCACTCAAACTGATATTTCAGACTCTGCGTTTGAAAG ttGGTCTTCAGTTGGTTGTTGTCAAAATCTACGCCACCTTGATCTGTCTGGATGTGAAAAAATCACAGATATGGCTGTAGAGAGGATTTCCAGAGCACTGGGTATCATATCAACTCACCATAACAGAGGTAttctgaaaagctgcagaaacaggAATGCTAAGACTTTGTGGAAAAACAGAGAGATTACTCTGCAGTCCAACAAGAAGTATAATTGTTTGCATGAAATCAACAATGAAAACCTCATTGAGGGAGGAGATGGTGAGCAGCATTGGACTAAACCTGATGGCTCAGAAAACTTCAGTTCTGCTTATGTGTGGATGCTAGATGCAGATGATTTAGCTGACATTGAAGATGCTGCGGAGTGGAGACACAGAAATGTTGAAGGATTTTGTCTTATGGAACCAACATCCCATATTAATTGTTCTGCATCTTGCTACAGTAGAGACATTTATGGATTAAGGACTAGAGGGTGGCAGCAGCACTGTGCTTCTACTGACTTGATTTACTGCGGTCACTCATTTTGTTGTGCTGGGACAGCACTAAGAACTATTCGAGCACTTCCAGAGTCCTCTGCACTGTGTAAAAAACCAACAAGGACTAAGCAGTCAGAGAAAAAAGACTCTGCATACTCTGGGAGTGAAAAAACAGATGAAGAGACTGCACGAGTTCTTCAGTTTCTCAGTCTGTCTGGATGTTACCAGATCACAGACCGTGCTCTCAG GGCGTTGACTCTGGGAGGAGGACTGCCGCATTTGGAACACCTTAACCTCTCGGGTTGTCTCACTGTAACTGGTGCAGGCCTGCAGGATTTAGTTTCTGCATGCCCTTCTCTAAACGATGAACACTTTTACTACTGTGACAACATTAACG cagccaaaaaagccACCAATGTTATGCATCATCAGGGTGTTGAGAACGAGATAGAGGGTGTTGCTGCATGGTCCTGGAAGCCTTGGGGCACTCACCTTTGGAGTACTGCATGCGGTTTTGGTCTCCCCATCTTGAGGAGT GTCCTCATGCTGAAACCGCCAGTGGATGCCAGAATTTGCAGTGTGGTTTTCGGGCCTGCTGCCGCTCTGGCGAATGACCGCTGA
- the FBXL5 gene encoding F-box/LRR-repeat protein 5 isoform X1 produces the protein MLPPPLAPPAPGLYGENMAPFPEEVDVFSAPHWRMKQLVGLYCDKLSKTNFSNNNDFRALLQSLYATFKEFKMHEQIENECIIGLLQQRSRTVYNVHSDNKLSEMLSLFEKGLKNVKNEYEQLNYAKQLKERLEAFTRDFLPHMKEEEEVFQPMLMEYFTYEELKDIKKKVIAQHCSQKEAVEFRGLSKWNQAEELQKVFKYSVDEKADQETEVTGHTTNITNLPPEVMLTIFSYLNPQELCQCSQVSTEWSQLAKTGSLWKHLYPVHWARGDWYSGPAADLEMEPDEEWVKNRKDESRAFQEWDEDADIDESEEAPEDSLAINIAQMEKRLLHGLIHNVLPHVGSSVKTLVLAYSSAVSSKMVRQILELCPNLEHLDLTQTDISDSAFESWSSVGCCQNLRHLDLSGCEKITDMAVERISRALGIISTHHNRGILKSCRNRNAKTLWKNREITLQSNKKYNCLHEINNENLIEGGDGEQHWTKPDGSENFSSAYVWMLDADDLADIEDAAEWRHRNVEGFCLMEPTSHINCSASCYSRDIYGLRTRGWQQHCASTDLIYCGHSFCCAGTALRTIRALPESSALCKKPTRTKQSEKKDSAYSGSEKTDEETARVLQFLSLSGCYQITDRALRALTLGGGLPHLEHLNLSGCLTVTGAGLQDLVSACPSLNDEHFYYCDNINAAAKKATNVMHHQGVENEIEGVAAWSWKPWGTHLWSTACGFGLPILRSVLMLKPPVDARICSVVFGPAAALANDR, from the exons ACAATGATTTTCGGGCTCTTCTGCAATCTCTGTATGCCACATTCAAGGAATTTAAAATGCATGAGCAGATTGAAAATGAGTGTATCATTGGTTTACTTCAGCAACGTAGCCGGACAGTGTACAATGTGCACTCGGACAACAAACTCTCAGAGATGCTTAGCCTCTTTGAGAAAGGGTTAAAGAATGTAAAG aATGAATATGAACAGCTAAACTATGCgaaacagctgaaagaaagatTGGAAGCCTTTACCAGGGATTTCCTTCCTCAtatgaaagaggaggaggag gtTTTTCAGCCAATGTTGATGGAATACTTTACTTACGAAGAATTGAAAGATATTAAGAAGAAAGTAATTGCACAGCACTGCTCACAGAAGGAGGCTGTAGAATTCAGAGGTCTTAGTAAGTGGAATCAAGCTGAAGAGCTTCAGAAGGTCTTTAAGTATTCTGTGGATGAGAAGGCAGATCAAG AAACCGAAGTAACAGGGCACACCACAAATATTACTAATCTTCCTCCTGAAGTAATGCTGACCATTTTCAGTTACCTTAACCCCCAGGAGTTATGTCAGTGTAGTCAAGTAAGCACTGAGTGGTCACAGTTGGCCAAAACTGGATCTCTCTGGAAACATCTTTACCCTGTTCACTGGGCCAGAG GTGATTGGTATAGTGGTCCTGCGGCAGATCTTGAGATGGAACCTGATGAGGAATgggtgaaaaatagaaaagatgaaAGTCGTGCTTTCCAGGAATGGGATGAAGATGCTGACATAGATGAATCTG aaGAAGCACCTGAAGATTCACTTGCCATTAATATAGCACAAATGGAAAAACGTTTACTTCATGGCTTAATTCATAATGTCCTCCCGCATGTAGGCTCCTCAGTGAAGACATTAGTATTGGCCTACAGTTCTGCAGTGTCTAGCAAAATG GTTAGACAGATCCTGGAGCTTTGCCCCAACTTGGAACATTTGGATCTCACTCAAACTGATATTTCAGACTCTGCGTTTGAAAG ttGGTCTTCAGTTGGTTGTTGTCAAAATCTACGCCACCTTGATCTGTCTGGATGTGAAAAAATCACAGATATGGCTGTAGAGAGGATTTCCAGAGCACTGGGTATCATATCAACTCACCATAACAGAGGTAttctgaaaagctgcagaaacaggAATGCTAAGACTTTGTGGAAAAACAGAGAGATTACTCTGCAGTCCAACAAGAAGTATAATTGTTTGCATGAAATCAACAATGAAAACCTCATTGAGGGAGGAGATGGTGAGCAGCATTGGACTAAACCTGATGGCTCAGAAAACTTCAGTTCTGCTTATGTGTGGATGCTAGATGCAGATGATTTAGCTGACATTGAAGATGCTGCGGAGTGGAGACACAGAAATGTTGAAGGATTTTGTCTTATGGAACCAACATCCCATATTAATTGTTCTGCATCTTGCTACAGTAGAGACATTTATGGATTAAGGACTAGAGGGTGGCAGCAGCACTGTGCTTCTACTGACTTGATTTACTGCGGTCACTCATTTTGTTGTGCTGGGACAGCACTAAGAACTATTCGAGCACTTCCAGAGTCCTCTGCACTGTGTAAAAAACCAACAAGGACTAAGCAGTCAGAGAAAAAAGACTCTGCATACTCTGGGAGTGAAAAAACAGATGAAGAGACTGCACGAGTTCTTCAGTTTCTCAGTCTGTCTGGATGTTACCAGATCACAGACCGTGCTCTCAG GGCGTTGACTCTGGGAGGAGGACTGCCGCATTTGGAACACCTTAACCTCTCGGGTTGTCTCACTGTAACTGGTGCAGGCCTGCAGGATTTAGTTTCTGCATGCCCTTCTCTAAACGATGAACACTTTTACTACTGTGACAACATTAACG cagcagccaaaaaagccACCAATGTTATGCATCATCAGGGTGTTGAGAACGAGATAGAGGGTGTTGCTGCATGGTCCTGGAAGCCTTGGGGCACTCACCTTTGGAGTACTGCATGCGGTTTTGGTCTCCCCATCTTGAGGAGT GTCCTCATGCTGAAACCGCCAGTGGATGCCAGAATTTGCAGTGTGGTTTTCGGGCCTGCTGCCGCTCTGGCGAATGACCGCTGA
- the FBXL5 gene encoding F-box/LRR-repeat protein 5 isoform X4: MLPPPLAPPAPGLYGENMAPFPEEVDVFSAPHWRMKQLVGLYCDKLSKTNFSNNNDFRALLQSLYATFKEFKMHEQIENECIIGLLQQRSRTVYNVHSDNKLSEMLSLFEKGLKNVKNEYEQLNYAKQLKERLEAFTRDFLPHMKEEEEVFQPMLMEYFTYEELKDIKKKVIAQHCSQKEAVEFRGLSKWNQAEELQKVFKYSVDEKADQETEVTGHTTNITNLPPEVMLTIFSYLNPQELCQCSQVSTEWSQLAKTGSLWKHLYPVHWARGDWYSGPAADLEMEPDEEWVKNRKDESRAFQEWDEDADIDESEEAPEDSLAINIAQMEKRLLHGLIHNVLPHVGSSVKTLVLAYSSAVSSKMVRQILELCPNLEHLDLTQTDISDSAFESWSSVGCCQNLRHLDLSGCEKITDMAVERISRALGIISTHHNRGILKSCRNRNAKTLWKNREITLQSNKKYNCLHEINNENLIEGGDGEQHWTKPDGSENFSSAYVWMLDADDLADIEDAAEWRHRNVEGFCLMEPTSHINCSASCYSRDIYGLRTRGWQQHCASTDLIYCGHSFCCAGTALRTIRALPESSALCKKPTRTKQSEKKDSAYSGSEKTDEETARVLQFLSLSGCYQITDRALRALTLGGGLPHLEHLNLSGCLTVTGAGLQDLVSACPSLNDEHFYYCDNINGPHAETASGCQNLQCGFRACCRSGE, encoded by the exons ACAATGATTTTCGGGCTCTTCTGCAATCTCTGTATGCCACATTCAAGGAATTTAAAATGCATGAGCAGATTGAAAATGAGTGTATCATTGGTTTACTTCAGCAACGTAGCCGGACAGTGTACAATGTGCACTCGGACAACAAACTCTCAGAGATGCTTAGCCTCTTTGAGAAAGGGTTAAAGAATGTAAAG aATGAATATGAACAGCTAAACTATGCgaaacagctgaaagaaagatTGGAAGCCTTTACCAGGGATTTCCTTCCTCAtatgaaagaggaggaggag gtTTTTCAGCCAATGTTGATGGAATACTTTACTTACGAAGAATTGAAAGATATTAAGAAGAAAGTAATTGCACAGCACTGCTCACAGAAGGAGGCTGTAGAATTCAGAGGTCTTAGTAAGTGGAATCAAGCTGAAGAGCTTCAGAAGGTCTTTAAGTATTCTGTGGATGAGAAGGCAGATCAAG AAACCGAAGTAACAGGGCACACCACAAATATTACTAATCTTCCTCCTGAAGTAATGCTGACCATTTTCAGTTACCTTAACCCCCAGGAGTTATGTCAGTGTAGTCAAGTAAGCACTGAGTGGTCACAGTTGGCCAAAACTGGATCTCTCTGGAAACATCTTTACCCTGTTCACTGGGCCAGAG GTGATTGGTATAGTGGTCCTGCGGCAGATCTTGAGATGGAACCTGATGAGGAATgggtgaaaaatagaaaagatgaaAGTCGTGCTTTCCAGGAATGGGATGAAGATGCTGACATAGATGAATCTG aaGAAGCACCTGAAGATTCACTTGCCATTAATATAGCACAAATGGAAAAACGTTTACTTCATGGCTTAATTCATAATGTCCTCCCGCATGTAGGCTCCTCAGTGAAGACATTAGTATTGGCCTACAGTTCTGCAGTGTCTAGCAAAATG GTTAGACAGATCCTGGAGCTTTGCCCCAACTTGGAACATTTGGATCTCACTCAAACTGATATTTCAGACTCTGCGTTTGAAAG ttGGTCTTCAGTTGGTTGTTGTCAAAATCTACGCCACCTTGATCTGTCTGGATGTGAAAAAATCACAGATATGGCTGTAGAGAGGATTTCCAGAGCACTGGGTATCATATCAACTCACCATAACAGAGGTAttctgaaaagctgcagaaacaggAATGCTAAGACTTTGTGGAAAAACAGAGAGATTACTCTGCAGTCCAACAAGAAGTATAATTGTTTGCATGAAATCAACAATGAAAACCTCATTGAGGGAGGAGATGGTGAGCAGCATTGGACTAAACCTGATGGCTCAGAAAACTTCAGTTCTGCTTATGTGTGGATGCTAGATGCAGATGATTTAGCTGACATTGAAGATGCTGCGGAGTGGAGACACAGAAATGTTGAAGGATTTTGTCTTATGGAACCAACATCCCATATTAATTGTTCTGCATCTTGCTACAGTAGAGACATTTATGGATTAAGGACTAGAGGGTGGCAGCAGCACTGTGCTTCTACTGACTTGATTTACTGCGGTCACTCATTTTGTTGTGCTGGGACAGCACTAAGAACTATTCGAGCACTTCCAGAGTCCTCTGCACTGTGTAAAAAACCAACAAGGACTAAGCAGTCAGAGAAAAAAGACTCTGCATACTCTGGGAGTGAAAAAACAGATGAAGAGACTGCACGAGTTCTTCAGTTTCTCAGTCTGTCTGGATGTTACCAGATCACAGACCGTGCTCTCAG GGCGTTGACTCTGGGAGGAGGACTGCCGCATTTGGAACACCTTAACCTCTCGGGTTGTCTCACTGTAACTGGTGCAGGCCTGCAGGATTTAGTTTCTGCATGCCCTTCTCTAAACGATGAACACTTTTACTACTGTGACAACATTAACG GTCCTCATGCTGAAACCGCCAGTGGATGCCAGAATTTGCAGTGTGGTTTTCGGGCCTGCTGCCGCTCTGGCGAATGA
- the FBXL5 gene encoding F-box/LRR-repeat protein 5 isoform X3 has translation MLPPPLAPPAPGLYGENMAPFPEEVDVFSAPHWRMKQLVGLYCDKLSKTNFSNNNDFRALLQSLYATFKEFKMHEQIENECIIGLLQQRSRTVYNVHSDNKLSEMLSLFEKGLKNVKNEYEQLNYAKQLKERLEAFTRDFLPHMKEEEEVFQPMLMEYFTYEELKDIKKKVIAQHCSQKEAVEFRGLSKWNQAEELQKVFKYSVDEKADQETEVTGHTTNITNLPPEVMLTIFSYLNPQELCQCSQVSTEWSQLAKTGSLWKHLYPVHWARGDWYSGPAADLEMEPDEEWVKNRKDESRAFQEWDEDADIDESEEAPEDSLAINIAQMEKRLLHGLIHNVLPHVGSSVKTLVLAYSSAVSSKMVRQILELCPNLEHLDLTQTDISDSAFESWSSVGCCQNLRHLDLSGCEKITDMAVERISRALGIISTHHNRGILKSCRNRNAKTLWKNREITLQSNKKYNCLHEINNENLIEGGDGEQHWTKPDGSENFSSAYVWMLDADDLADIEDAAEWRHRNVEGFCLMEPTSHINCSASCYSRDIYGLRTRGWQQHCASTDLIYCGHSFCCAGTALRTIRALPESSALCKKPTRTKQSEKKDSAYSGSEKTDEETARVLQFLSLSGCYQITDRALRALTLGGGLPHLEHLNLSGCLTVTGAGLQDLVSACPSLNDEHFYYCDNINAAAKKATNVMHHQGVENEIEGVAAWSWKPWGTHLWSTACGFGLPILRSLWQ, from the exons ACAATGATTTTCGGGCTCTTCTGCAATCTCTGTATGCCACATTCAAGGAATTTAAAATGCATGAGCAGATTGAAAATGAGTGTATCATTGGTTTACTTCAGCAACGTAGCCGGACAGTGTACAATGTGCACTCGGACAACAAACTCTCAGAGATGCTTAGCCTCTTTGAGAAAGGGTTAAAGAATGTAAAG aATGAATATGAACAGCTAAACTATGCgaaacagctgaaagaaagatTGGAAGCCTTTACCAGGGATTTCCTTCCTCAtatgaaagaggaggaggag gtTTTTCAGCCAATGTTGATGGAATACTTTACTTACGAAGAATTGAAAGATATTAAGAAGAAAGTAATTGCACAGCACTGCTCACAGAAGGAGGCTGTAGAATTCAGAGGTCTTAGTAAGTGGAATCAAGCTGAAGAGCTTCAGAAGGTCTTTAAGTATTCTGTGGATGAGAAGGCAGATCAAG AAACCGAAGTAACAGGGCACACCACAAATATTACTAATCTTCCTCCTGAAGTAATGCTGACCATTTTCAGTTACCTTAACCCCCAGGAGTTATGTCAGTGTAGTCAAGTAAGCACTGAGTGGTCACAGTTGGCCAAAACTGGATCTCTCTGGAAACATCTTTACCCTGTTCACTGGGCCAGAG GTGATTGGTATAGTGGTCCTGCGGCAGATCTTGAGATGGAACCTGATGAGGAATgggtgaaaaatagaaaagatgaaAGTCGTGCTTTCCAGGAATGGGATGAAGATGCTGACATAGATGAATCTG aaGAAGCACCTGAAGATTCACTTGCCATTAATATAGCACAAATGGAAAAACGTTTACTTCATGGCTTAATTCATAATGTCCTCCCGCATGTAGGCTCCTCAGTGAAGACATTAGTATTGGCCTACAGTTCTGCAGTGTCTAGCAAAATG GTTAGACAGATCCTGGAGCTTTGCCCCAACTTGGAACATTTGGATCTCACTCAAACTGATATTTCAGACTCTGCGTTTGAAAG ttGGTCTTCAGTTGGTTGTTGTCAAAATCTACGCCACCTTGATCTGTCTGGATGTGAAAAAATCACAGATATGGCTGTAGAGAGGATTTCCAGAGCACTGGGTATCATATCAACTCACCATAACAGAGGTAttctgaaaagctgcagaaacaggAATGCTAAGACTTTGTGGAAAAACAGAGAGATTACTCTGCAGTCCAACAAGAAGTATAATTGTTTGCATGAAATCAACAATGAAAACCTCATTGAGGGAGGAGATGGTGAGCAGCATTGGACTAAACCTGATGGCTCAGAAAACTTCAGTTCTGCTTATGTGTGGATGCTAGATGCAGATGATTTAGCTGACATTGAAGATGCTGCGGAGTGGAGACACAGAAATGTTGAAGGATTTTGTCTTATGGAACCAACATCCCATATTAATTGTTCTGCATCTTGCTACAGTAGAGACATTTATGGATTAAGGACTAGAGGGTGGCAGCAGCACTGTGCTTCTACTGACTTGATTTACTGCGGTCACTCATTTTGTTGTGCTGGGACAGCACTAAGAACTATTCGAGCACTTCCAGAGTCCTCTGCACTGTGTAAAAAACCAACAAGGACTAAGCAGTCAGAGAAAAAAGACTCTGCATACTCTGGGAGTGAAAAAACAGATGAAGAGACTGCACGAGTTCTTCAGTTTCTCAGTCTGTCTGGATGTTACCAGATCACAGACCGTGCTCTCAG GGCGTTGACTCTGGGAGGAGGACTGCCGCATTTGGAACACCTTAACCTCTCGGGTTGTCTCACTGTAACTGGTGCAGGCCTGCAGGATTTAGTTTCTGCATGCCCTTCTCTAAACGATGAACACTTTTACTACTGTGACAACATTAACG cagcagccaaaaaagccACCAATGTTATGCATCATCAGGGTGTTGAGAACGAGATAGAGGGTGTTGCTGCATGGTCCTGGAAGCCTTGGGGCACTCACCTTTGGAGTACTGCATGCGGTTTTGGTCTCCCCATCTTGAGGAGT CTGTGGCAATGA